A single genomic interval of Macadamia integrifolia cultivar HAES 741 chromosome 6, SCU_Mint_v3, whole genome shotgun sequence harbors:
- the LOC122082079 gene encoding uncharacterized protein LOC122082079: MIFGDFNATLFDHELRGPDRLCMGAAMEFCAMVDSTSMIQVSFSGRKFTWSNNRKRCNIPTVLDKAFVNADWLSTFTNCSQQVLLKASSDHSPILVKSSKDDLEEIQRRVEEEGMSDHLFDLVDEAKNRYSKALEIHEKIWAEKSRVRWLKEGDRNSRFFSKGSKNAIRSILKEDGNVVTDQDQMGSYLVDFYKKFHRRVAVDNHFEILDVIPLVINQDDRMVHDEIPMDDEIKWLFGI; the protein is encoded by the exons ATGATTTTTGGAGATTTCAATGCCACTCTCTTCGATCATGAACTTCGTGGGCCAGACAGATTATGTATGGGAGCAGCAATGGAATTTTGTGCGATGGTCGATTCCACCTCCATGATCCAAGTGTCTTTTTCGGGAAGAAAATTCACTTGGAGTAACAACAGGAAGAGATGTAACATTCCTACTGTGTTGGATAAGGCCTTCGTTAATGCTGATTGGCTGAGTACCTTTACTAATTGCAGCCAGCAAGTCCTCCTCAAAGCTTCATCTGATCATTCTCCAATTTTG GTAAAATCCTCCAAAGACGATCTTGAGGAAATACAACGCCgagtagaagaagaaggtatGTCTGATCATCTTTTTGATTTAGTGGATGAAGCAAAAAATCGATACTCGAAGGCCTTGGAAATCCACGAGAAAATATGGGCAGAGAAGTCTAGAGTGAGATGGCTAAAGGAAGGGGACAGAAACTCCAGGTTCTTTTCTAAAGGATCAAAAAATGCGATTAGATCCATTCTAAAGGAGGATGGGAATGTGGTTACAGATCAAGATCAGATGGGGTCTTATTTAGtggatttttataaaaaatttcacaGGCGTGTGGCTGTGGACAATCATTTTGAAATTCTTGATGTCATTCCTCTAGTTATAAATCAAGACGATCGAATGGTGCATGACGAGATTCCCATGGACGATGAGATCAAGTGGCTGTTTGGAATTTAG